The Desulfotignum phosphitoxidans DSM 13687 genome has a window encoding:
- a CDS encoding sigma-54-dependent transcriptional regulator, whose protein sequence is MPLSRPVTPKQFLFQGDRLVDIKDDPNPVQILVVDDDEAIRDALKEILEDDYDVTCAKSGPEALSKIRSHRFDLIFLDIVMPEMDGIETLRQIKQIDLDLDVIMVSAVDRAQEATDSLKLGAYDYITKPFDHEIILNRVEKIVDRQCLAREVRYHRSQVAAGAFEPKIITQSPHMTAVFQLMEKVAGSGSNVLITGESGTGKELIAQAIHNLSPRKEKPFVAINCAAIPSELMEAELFGHEKGSFTGAYRQTTGKFEFAHQGTVFLDEIGCLKPEFQAKLLRFIQEREFARVGGNRTIKVDIRIIAATNTRLDEMIKTRAFRDDLYFRLNVVPVDLPPLRKRKGDVPVLAGYFLDRFNRRMNKHITGITPGALAVLEDYPWPGNIRELENLMERLVVLGSDHQPIDEKDLPFDLLFHTDSGREAAEAARESKGLIQARQTFERHYILRALKSCHWNQTQTAQVLGIHRNTLIQKIKTLDLMPDQKEGTDSTDRSPADEP, encoded by the coding sequence ATGCCCCTTTCCAGGCCCGTGACCCCCAAACAATTTTTATTTCAGGGAGACAGACTGGTGGATATCAAGGACGATCCCAACCCGGTACAGATTCTTGTGGTGGATGATGATGAAGCCATCCGGGATGCACTCAAGGAGATTCTGGAAGATGATTATGATGTCACCTGCGCAAAAAGCGGACCTGAAGCGCTTTCAAAGATCCGTTCACACAGATTTGATCTGATTTTTCTGGATATTGTGATGCCGGAAATGGATGGCATTGAAACTTTGAGACAGATCAAGCAGATTGATCTGGACCTGGATGTCATCATGGTTTCAGCCGTTGACCGGGCCCAGGAAGCCACGGATTCCCTGAAACTGGGGGCATATGACTATATCACCAAGCCGTTTGACCATGAGATCATTCTGAACCGGGTGGAAAAAATCGTGGACCGTCAGTGTTTGGCCAGAGAAGTTCGGTATCACCGATCCCAGGTGGCGGCCGGTGCGTTTGAGCCGAAAATCATCACCCAGTCCCCCCATATGACCGCTGTGTTCCAGCTCATGGAAAAGGTGGCCGGATCGGGCAGCAACGTGCTGATCACCGGCGAAAGCGGCACGGGCAAAGAGCTGATCGCCCAGGCCATCCACAATTTAAGCCCTCGGAAGGAAAAACCGTTTGTGGCCATCAACTGCGCGGCCATTCCATCGGAACTGATGGAAGCCGAACTGTTCGGCCATGAAAAAGGGTCGTTTACCGGGGCATACCGCCAGACCACGGGAAAATTCGAGTTTGCCCACCAGGGCACGGTGTTTCTGGATGAAATCGGCTGCCTCAAACCGGAATTCCAGGCCAAACTGCTGCGGTTCATCCAGGAACGGGAATTCGCCCGGGTGGGCGGCAACCGGACCATCAAGGTGGACATCCGGATCATCGCCGCCACCAACACCCGGCTGGATGAAATGATCAAAACCAGGGCGTTCAGAGATGACCTGTATTTCAGACTCAATGTGGTCCCCGTGGACCTGCCGCCTCTGCGAAAAAGAAAAGGGGATGTGCCAGTGCTGGCCGGATATTTTCTGGACCGGTTCAACCGCAGGATGAACAAACATATCACCGGCATCACTCCCGGCGCCCTGGCCGTGCTGGAGGACTACCCCTGGCCGGGCAATATCCGGGAACTGGAAAACCTGATGGAGCGGCTGGTGGTGCTGGGGTCCGACCACCAGCCCATTGATGAAAAAGACCTGCCCTTTGATTTGCTGTTCCATACGGATTCCGGCCGGGAAGCCGCGGAAGCGGCCCGGGAGAGCAAAGGCCTGATCCAGGCCCGCCAGACCTTTGAACGGCATTATATCCTGCGGGCATTGAAGAGCTGCCACTGGAACCAGACCCAGACGGCCCAGGTGCTGGGCATTCACAGAAACACCCTGATTCAGAAAATCAAGACCCTGGATCTGATGCCGGATCAGAAGGAAGGGACAGACAGCACGGATCGATCCCCGGCAGACGAACCGTGA
- a CDS encoding mechanosensitive ion channel family protein, producing MENYMEQMVLFLTKYGLNIIGAIIILILGRIAAGIGRKIIEKLMDRSSVDPSVTSFCGSLVYFGILAFTVLAALAKFGIQTASFIAVIGAAGLAVGLALQGSLANFAAGVLILILHPFKTGHYIEAGGVAGTVKDIQMFTTTLATPDNIKILVPNGKILNDVIKNISGYDTRRIDLVIGIGYGSDIEKAWQILEKIIQSDDRILKDPAYTIAVSELADSSVNFVVRPWVNSADYWATRFDLLKTIKQLFDENDIEIPFPQVTVHKG from the coding sequence ATGGAAAATTACATGGAGCAGATGGTGTTGTTTTTAACCAAATATGGGCTGAATATTATCGGTGCCATAATTATTCTGATTCTGGGTCGGATTGCTGCAGGTATCGGCAGAAAGATCATTGAGAAGCTCATGGACCGTTCCAGCGTTGATCCATCCGTGACCTCTTTTTGCGGCAGCCTGGTTTATTTCGGTATTCTGGCATTTACTGTCCTGGCGGCGCTGGCAAAATTCGGCATACAGACGGCTTCGTTCATTGCCGTGATCGGTGCGGCCGGTCTGGCCGTGGGTCTGGCCCTTCAGGGGTCTTTGGCCAATTTTGCCGCAGGGGTTCTTATCCTGATCCTGCATCCGTTCAAAACCGGGCATTATATTGAAGCCGGCGGGGTTGCCGGCACGGTCAAGGACATTCAGATGTTTACCACCACCCTGGCCACACCGGACAATATCAAGATTCTGGTGCCCAATGGTAAAATTTTAAATGATGTCATTAAAAATATTTCCGGGTATGATACCCGCCGCATCGATCTGGTGATCGGCATCGGGTACGGATCAGATATTGAAAAAGCCTGGCAGATCCTGGAAAAGATTATTCAATCCGATGATCGTATTTTAAAGGATCCTGCCTACACCATTGCCGTGTCTGAACTGGCGGATTCCAGCGTGAATTTTGTGGTACGTCCCTGGGTGAACAGCGCTGATTACTGGGCCACCCGATTTGACCTGCTCAAAACCATCAAACAGTTGTTTGACGAGAACGACATTGAAATTCCGTTTCCCCAGGTCACCGTGCACAAAGGGTAG
- a CDS encoding CHASE2 domain-containing protein, producing the protein MITLIIALAASSENGFLQSLDHFFYDRYMRMGASSALRSNDENQITIVDIDEPSLAAVGQWPWPRYRLARLIRLIHQSEPRAMALDILFPEPDQTSLQNIIQRLETDLNVHLPVTDMPRGMENNDIFFGSVLAETPMVGARFFHFNHTGKGGVCKQTTVEITDPDNLLSLHQATGALCNTPAIETRLKNTGFINSQYDLDGLLRRIPLLIRYGSQIFPHLSLALFLEAQGISTTRVIQTRTGPCIAAGTCQIPVTREGYAAIRFTRPGFSFSYLSAVDILNRQFEKSDLRDRIVLVGSSAMGLNDIHQTVLDPHFPGVEISAVVVDNILKNNLIILPAWAGVLKGVACMLTGLFMGGLFYRFIGPGMLFSASLAWAAGLTGASLIAYREASVFISPAAPIVTVLILFSLISLCRFAMEKRAAFTWYRQLSSAQQLTMEAMVSMVETRDPETGEHIVRTQHYARAIAEHLRDTGFFKEILTEKFIKNLFLSVPLHDIGKVGTPDRILLKPGRLTQEEFEIMKLHAKHGRTIITRAAKDHQGSNFLALGSQIAGTHHEKWNGKGYPSGLAGTQIPLAGRIMAIADVYDALISERCYKPPFSHDKAMAIILEEKGNSFDPVIVDAFCQIEDKILEIARAFQDTEEYPA; encoded by the coding sequence ATGATCACGCTGATCATCGCTCTGGCCGCATCTTCTGAAAACGGTTTTCTGCAATCTTTGGATCATTTTTTTTATGACCGGTATATGCGGATGGGCGCGTCCTCTGCGCTCCGGTCAAACGATGAAAATCAAATCACCATCGTGGACATCGATGAACCCAGCCTGGCCGCCGTGGGCCAATGGCCCTGGCCCCGATACCGGCTGGCCCGCCTGATCCGGCTGATCCATCAGTCCGAACCCCGGGCCATGGCACTGGATATTTTGTTTCCTGAACCGGATCAGACCTCACTTCAAAATATCATCCAGCGGCTTGAAACCGATCTCAATGTCCACCTGCCCGTGACAGATATGCCCCGGGGAATGGAAAACAATGATATTTTCTTTGGCTCCGTGCTGGCTGAAACCCCCATGGTGGGGGCCCGGTTTTTTCATTTTAATCATACCGGCAAAGGAGGGGTGTGCAAACAAACCACCGTTGAAATCACGGATCCGGACAACCTGCTATCCCTGCACCAGGCCACCGGGGCTTTGTGTAATACCCCGGCCATTGAAACCCGGCTGAAAAATACGGGATTCATCAACAGCCAATATGACCTTGACGGACTGTTGCGCCGAATCCCCCTCTTGATTCGGTACGGGTCACAGATTTTTCCCCATCTCTCTCTGGCTTTGTTCCTGGAGGCTCAGGGCATTTCCACTACCCGGGTGATCCAGACCCGGACCGGTCCCTGTATTGCGGCAGGCACCTGTCAAATCCCTGTCACCCGTGAAGGATATGCCGCCATCCGCTTCACCCGGCCCGGATTTTCCTTTTCCTATCTGTCTGCCGTGGATATTTTAAACCGCCAGTTTGAAAAATCAGACCTCCGGGACCGCATTGTGCTTGTGGGATCTTCAGCCATGGGATTGAACGATATTCACCAGACCGTGCTTGATCCACATTTTCCGGGCGTTGAAATCAGTGCCGTGGTGGTTGACAATATCCTGAAAAACAACCTGATCATTCTGCCGGCATGGGCCGGGGTGCTAAAGGGTGTTGCCTGTATGCTCACCGGCCTGTTCATGGGGGGATTGTTTTACCGGTTCATTGGGCCGGGCATGCTGTTTTCAGCCAGTCTGGCATGGGCCGCCGGCCTGACCGGTGCCAGCCTGATCGCCTATCGGGAAGCGTCCGTGTTTATCTCCCCGGCAGCCCCGATTGTGACAGTTCTGATTTTGTTTTCCCTGATTTCTCTTTGCCGGTTCGCCATGGAAAAACGGGCCGCATTCACCTGGTATCGGCAACTGTCTTCCGCCCAGCAGTTGACCATGGAAGCCATGGTATCCATGGTGGAAACCCGGGACCCGGAAACCGGAGAACATATTGTCAGAACCCAGCATTACGCCCGGGCCATTGCGGAACATCTCAGGGATACGGGTTTTTTCAAAGAGATCCTGACGGAAAAATTTATTAAAAATCTGTTTTTATCCGTGCCCCTGCATGATATCGGCAAGGTGGGAACCCCGGACAGAATCCTGCTCAAACCCGGCCGGCTCACACAAGAAGAGTTTGAGATCATGAAACTCCATGCCAAGCACGGCAGAACAATCATCACCCGGGCAGCCAAAGACCACCAGGGAAGTAATTTTCTGGCGCTGGGGTCCCAGATCGCCGGCACCCATCATGAAAAATGGAACGGCAAAGGCTACCCGTCCGGTCTGGCCGGCACACAGATTCCTTTGGCCGGCAGAATCATGGCCATTGCCGACGTATATGATGCATTGATCAGTGAACGATGCTACAAACCCCCATTTTCCCATGACAAAGCCATGGCCATTATTCTCGAAGAAAAAGGGAACTCATTTGACCCCGTCATCGTGGATGCCTTCTGCCAGATTGAAGACAAAATCCTTGAGATTGCCCGTGCGTTTCAGGACACGGAAGAATATCCCGCCTGA
- a CDS encoding FecR family protein, translated as MNPRIPKIGVFLFFLLLLTATVWADPNGTAPRTKPAGIIKTLTGNVYIHRNETRIKAEPDMPILEKDLLITKKNAHAGIVFTDGTVITVGPESIFEMAAFVFKPDENQYDFSFYMEKGTAIYNSGEIGRISPQSVKVRTPKATIGIRGTRFVVDL; from the coding sequence ATGAATCCACGAATTCCCAAGATAGGTGTTTTTCTTTTTTTTCTGCTGCTTCTGACTGCCACGGTTTGGGCCGATCCGAACGGGACAGCCCCCCGGACAAAACCGGCAGGCATCATTAAAACCCTTACCGGAAACGTATATATCCATCGAAATGAGACACGGATCAAGGCCGAACCGGACATGCCGATATTAGAAAAAGATCTCCTTATAACAAAAAAAAACGCCCACGCCGGAATTGTTTTCACGGACGGTACCGTTATCACCGTCGGCCCGGAATCAATTTTTGAAATGGCGGCGTTTGTTTTCAAGCCGGATGAAAATCAGTATGACTTTTCATTTTACATGGAAAAGGGAACCGCTATTTACAATTCAGGAGAAATCGGGCGAATTTCCCCCCAGTCCGTCAAAGTGAGGACCCCTAAAGCAACCATAGGTATCCGGGGCACCCGGTTTGTGGTGGATTTATAA
- a CDS encoding GntR family transcriptional regulator gives MNQKIYHTLRERIIFLAYNPGQILKEQALAEEFGVSRTPLRTVLFRLEWEHLLKILPRTGIQVSELELNTITHLFQARLELESVIGVMAAERFNKAHFNRLEQLTHRCRDLVAHHDPEKLARLDMDLKHLFHDAAGNPFLTEMSDRFYVLTFRLWYFNLMKMDAHGWHTESLCLESDLLALTDLLAKASPNVVGKARKTQLLDHVERIRNTFLGLSHT, from the coding sequence ATGAATCAAAAAATTTATCATACCCTGCGGGAACGAATCATTTTCCTGGCATACAACCCGGGTCAGATTCTCAAGGAACAGGCCCTGGCAGAAGAATTCGGTGTCAGCAGAACCCCGTTGCGCACGGTGCTGTTTCGTCTGGAATGGGAACATCTGCTTAAAATACTGCCCCGAACCGGTATCCAGGTATCTGAGCTGGAGCTCAATACCATCACCCACCTGTTTCAGGCCCGGCTGGAACTGGAATCCGTCATCGGGGTCATGGCAGCAGAACGGTTTAACAAGGCACACTTCAACCGGCTGGAACAACTGACCCACAGGTGCCGGGATCTGGTGGCCCATCATGATCCGGAAAAGCTGGCCCGACTGGATATGGATCTGAAACATCTGTTCCACGATGCCGCAGGAAATCCGTTTTTAACGGAGATGTCGGACCGCTTTTATGTACTGACGTTTCGTCTGTGGTATTTCAATCTGATGAAGATGGATGCCCATGGCTGGCATACGGAAAGCCTTTGCCTGGAATCGGATCTGCTGGCATTGACCGACCTTCTGGCAAAAGCGTCTCCAAACGTCGTGGGCAAGGCCAGAAAAACCCAGCTTTTAGACCATGTGGAACGGATCCGCAATACGTTTCTGGGACTGTCCCATACCTGA
- a CDS encoding NAD(P)/FAD-dependent oxidoreductase, with product METYDVVIIGGAVMGSATAYFLAANPDFNGKVLVIEKDPTYAKSSTCLSAGGIRQQFSNTENIQLSKFGAEFIKNINSYLQVENDDPVNVDFTENGYLILATDAGMPVLMQNHKTQIAAGANVKILEKDQLKQTFEWLNVEDIVAGSYNIPDSGWFDPHCFTMGFKNKAKSLGVTYLNDEVVGIERTGDQITAVQLSSGKKINGGMFVNAAGPKAAHVAEMAGIDDLPVRSRKRFVFLYKCNSQLPNCPLVVDPSGAYFRPEGQHFICGISPEADNDPDCDDFDMDYSVFEETLWPILAERVPAFDAIKRISSWAGHYEYNIKDQNAIIGAHPTVKNFMFINGFSGHGLQQGPGAGRGISELITYGKYKTLDLSCFEFERFAKNQLYIELNIV from the coding sequence ATGGAAACATATGATGTGGTAATTATCGGCGGGGCCGTCATGGGAAGTGCAACCGCCTATTTTCTTGCCGCCAATCCGGATTTCAACGGAAAAGTGCTGGTGATTGAAAAAGATCCCACCTATGCCAAATCATCCACATGCCTGTCTGCCGGCGGTATCCGGCAGCAGTTTTCCAACACGGAAAATATCCAGTTGTCCAAATTCGGTGCTGAATTCATCAAAAATATCAATTCCTATCTGCAAGTGGAAAACGATGATCCCGTGAACGTGGATTTTACGGAAAACGGGTATCTGATTTTAGCGACGGATGCCGGCATGCCCGTGCTGATGCAGAATCACAAGACGCAGATTGCGGCCGGGGCCAATGTTAAAATTCTGGAAAAAGACCAGTTAAAACAAACGTTTGAATGGCTCAATGTGGAGGATATTGTTGCCGGCTCCTACAATATTCCGGATTCAGGATGGTTTGATCCCCATTGCTTTACCATGGGGTTCAAAAACAAAGCCAAAAGTCTCGGGGTCACCTATCTGAACGATGAAGTGGTGGGTATTGAGCGGACCGGGGATCAAATCACGGCCGTGCAGCTGAGTTCCGGAAAAAAAATCAACGGCGGCATGTTTGTCAATGCTGCCGGGCCCAAAGCCGCACATGTGGCTGAAATGGCCGGTATTGATGATCTGCCGGTCCGTTCCCGGAAACGGTTTGTCTTTTTGTACAAATGCAATTCCCAGCTGCCCAACTGTCCTTTGGTAGTGGATCCGTCCGGGGCCTATTTCCGGCCCGAAGGACAGCATTTCATCTGCGGGATCTCTCCGGAAGCGGACAATGATCCGGATTGTGATGATTTTGACATGGATTATTCCGTGTTTGAAGAAACGTTGTGGCCGATTCTGGCGGAACGGGTGCCTGCGTTTGATGCCATCAAGCGGATTTCATCCTGGGCCGGTCATTATGAATACAACATCAAGGATCAGAATGCCATTATCGGAGCCCATCCGACAGTGAAAAATTTCATGTTCATCAACGGGTTCAGCGGTCATGGACTTCAGCAGGGACCGGGCGCGGGCCGGGGGATTTCAGAACTGATC